In Candida orthopsilosis Co 90-125, chromosome 4 draft sequence, a single genomic region encodes these proteins:
- a CDS encoding Ptc5 protein phosphatase (member of the Type 2C-related family (serine/threonine-specific), similar to S. cerevisiae) has product MSYMLSTRPKFLYITNKQLQTISKRLISSTSKTSINSSKLLNLSKTFFKSLPKTEQQQYQKQGKNVALVSGIIIVGSYIAFNQSNYYNLDTLPSSPQSSQATTNPTVGSFAKPPKLLEDKKLFSTSTSSMHQENSISHQQHKEGIFLLNDEQVDTKLRQFEESYYVNRGKGVMRYDICQLPSNSPIEDDRAEEIIQVPILQDNNIKTTTDWLFFGVFDGHGGWTTSSKLRDELINYVINELGTIYKPVQGEENLRYVPNSATIDQAIKNGFLKLDHEIVNKNIEKLLTDGNKAKAAELLMPALSGSCALLSFYDTNSKMLKVAVTGDSRAILGSFRNNHWTARQLSIDQTGSNPTEVARIISEHPDEPKVIRNGRVLGSLEPTRAFGDCRYKLPASIQERIYKQFFGKRLPNHLTSPPYVTAEPVITTTKINPDNNDFLVMASDGLYEMLTNEEIVGLVVKWMEREKMVKPQKSFWNFFGKVGENKLPEVEDITMDKASKKPIRKSTGGGSFLLQDNNVSTHLIRNALSNGGSKEQTSMIISIPNPVSRRYRDDLTVTVVFFGNNLNEANENGTLEINSSATAGGVDASKPKL; this is encoded by the coding sequence aTGTCATATATGTTATCAACTAGGCCAAAGTTCCTATATATCACCAATAaacaactacaaacaaTAAGCAAAAGACTTATATCTTCCACCTCcaaaacatcaatcaattcctCCAAATTACtaaatttatcaaagacatttttcaaatcacttCCCAAGActgaacaacaacaataccagAAGCAAGGTAAGAACGTTGCACTTGTGTCTGGCATCATAATAGTTGGGTCCTATATCGCTTTCAACCAATCAAATTATTATAATTTAGATACCTTGCCACTGCTGCCTCAATCTTCtcaagcaacaacaaacccCACAGTAGGCTCATTTGcaaaaccaccaaaatTGTTGGAGGATAAAAAgttattttcaacttcaacatcgTCAATGCATCAAGAGAATAGCATCAGTCACCAACAACATAAGGAAGGAatcttcttgttgaatgatgaacAAGTTGATACAAAATTGCGTCAATTTGAGGAAAGCTACTATGTCAATCGTGGTAAAGGAGTAATGAGGTACGATATATGTCAATTGCCTTCGAACTCTCCTATTGAAGACGACAGAGCTGAGGAGATTATACAAGTGCCAATTTTGCAAGACAATAACATAAAGACCACAACTGATTGGCTTTTCTTTGGAGTTTTCGATGGACATGGTGGCTGGACTACTAGTTCAAAGTTGAGagatgaattgatcaattatGTGATTAATGAATTGGGTACCATTTACAAACCTGTACaaggagaagaaaatcTTAGATATGTACCAAATAGTGCCACTATTGACCAAGCTATAAAGAATGGATTCTTGAAATTAGATCATGAGATTGTCAACaagaatattgaaaaattactTACCGATGGAAACAAAGCCAAAGCTGCGGAATTGTTGATGCCTGCATTATCCGGCTCTTGTGCATTGTTGTCATTCTACGATACAAACTCCAAAATGCTTAAAGTTGCTGTAACTGGGGACTCAAGGGCAATCTTGGGTTCGTTCAGGAATAACCACTGGACCGCCAGACAGTTGAGTATCGATCAAACTGGCTCAAACCCAACTGAAGTTGCGAGAATCATTAGTGAACATCCAGATGAACCTAAGGTTATTCGTAATGGACGGGTGTTGGGTAGTTTAGAACCTACTAGAGCATTTGGTGATTGTCGATATAAACTCCCAGCTTCAATTCAAGAACGTATTTACAAGCAATTTTTTGGTAAAAGATTGCCCAACCATTTAACTTCACCTCCATATGTAACAGCTGAACCTGTTATAACAACCACGAAAATTAATCCAGATAACAATGATTTCTTAGTCATGGCAAGTGATGGACTTTACGAGATGTTgacaaatgaagaaattgttggacTAGTCGTTAAATGGAtggaaagagaaaagatgGTGAAACCACAAAAGTCGTTTTGGAACTTTTTTGGCAAAGTTGGTGAAAACAAGCTACCTGAAGTGGAAGACATCACAATGGACAAGGCAAGTAAAAAGCCAATTAGAAAATCAACCGGTGGGGGTAGTTTCTTATTACAAGATAACAATGTTTCAACCCATTTAATCCGTAATGCATTGTCCAATGGGGGATCCAAAGAACAAACGTCGATGATTATATCGATACCCAATCCTGTATCTAGAAGATATCGTGATGATTTAACGGTCACGGTTGTATTTTTCGGTAACAACCTAAATGAGGCAAATGAAAATGGTACATTGGAGATCAATTCAAGTGCAACAGCTGGCGGGGTCGATGCATCAAAGCCAAAACTATAG